One genomic window of Mus musculus strain C57BL/6J chromosome 4, GRCm38.p6 C57BL/6J includes the following:
- the Alpl gene encoding alkaline phosphatase, tissue-nonspecific isozyme preproprotein, translating into MISPFLVLAIGTCLTNSFVPEKERDPSYWRQQAQETLKNALKLQKLNTNVAKNVIMFLGDGMGVSTVTAARILKGQLHHNTGEETRLEMDKFPFVALSKTYNTNAQVPDSAGTATAYLCGVKANEGTVGVSAATERTRCNTTQGNEVTSILRWAKDAGKSVGIVTTTRVNHATPSAAYAHSADRDWYSDNEMPPEALSQGCKDIAYQLMHNIKDIDVIMGGGRKYMYPKNRTDVEYELDEKARGTRLDGLDLISIWKSFKPRHKHSHYVWNRTELLALDPSRVDYLLGLFEPGDMQYELNRNNLTDPSLSEMVEVALRILTKNLKGFFLLVEGGRIDHGHHEGKAKQALHEAVEMDQAIGKAGAMTSQKDTLTVVTADHSHVFTFGGYTPRGNSIFGLAPMVSDTDKKPFTAILYGNGPGYKVVDGERENVSMVDYAHNNYQAQSAVPLRHETHGGEDVAVFAKGPMAHLLHGVHEQNYIPHVMAYASCIGANLDHCAWAGSGSAPSPGALLLPLAVLSLRTLF; encoded by the exons ATGATCTCACCATTTTTAGTACTGGCCATCGGCACCTGCCTTACCAACTCTTTTGTGCCAG agaaagagagagaccccAGTTACTGGCGACAGCAAGCCCAAGAGACCTTGAAAAATGCCCTGAAACTCCAAAAGCTCAACACCAATGTAGCCAAGAATGTCATCATGTTCCTGGGAGATG GTATGGGCGTCTCCACAGTAACCGCTGCCCGAATCCTTAAGGGCCAGCTACACCACAACACGGGCGAGGAGACCCGGCTGGAGATGGACAAATTCCCCTTTGTGGCCCTCTCCAAG ACATATAACACCAACGCTCAGGTCCCTGACAGCGCGGGCACTGCCACTGCCTACTTGTGTGGCGTGAAGGCCAACGAGGGCACAGTGGGAGTGAGCGCAGCCACAGAGCGCACGCGATGCAACACCACTCAGGGCAATGAGGTCACATCCATCCTGCGCTGGGCCAAGGATGCTG GGAAGTCCGTGGGCATTGTGACTACCACTCGGGTGAACCACGCCACACCCAGTGCAGCCTACGCACACTCGGCCGATCGGGACTGGTACTCGGATAACGAGATGCCACCAGAGGCTCTGAGCCAGGGCTGCAAGGACATCGCATATCAGCTAATGCACAATATCAAGGATATCGAC GTGATCATGGGTGGCGGCCGGAAATACATGTACCCGAAGAACAGAACTGATGTGGAATACGAACTGGATGAGAAGGCCAGGGGTACAAGGCTAGATGGCCTGGATCTCATCAGTATTTGGAAGAGCTTTAAACCCAGACACAAG CATTCCCACTATGTCTGGAACCGCACTGAACTGCTGGCCCTTGACCCCTCCAGGGTGGACTACCTCTTAG GTCTCTTTGAGCCCGGGGACATGCAGTATGAATTGAATCGGAACAACCTGACTGACCCTTCGCTCTCCGAGATGGTGGAGGTGGCCCTCCGGATCCTGACCAAAAACCTCAAAGGCTTCTTCTTGCTGGTGGAAG GAGGCAGGATTGACCACGGACATCATGAGGGTAAGGCCAAGCAGGCTCTGCATGAAGCAGTGGAGATGGACCAGGCCATTGGCAAGGCAGGCGCCATGACATCCCAGAAAGACACCTTGACTGTGGTTACTGCTGATCATTCCCACGTTTTCACATTCGGTGGATACACCCCCCGGGGCAACTCCATCTTTG GTCTGGCTCCCATGGTGAGCGACACGGACAAGAAGCCCTTCACGGCCATCCTATATGGTAACGGGCCTGGCTACAAGGTGGTGGACGGTGAACGGGAAAATGTCTCCATGGTAGATTACG CTCACAACAACTACCAGGCCCAGTCCGCTGTTCCCCTGCGCCATGAGACCCACGGTGGAGAAGACGTGGCGGTCTTTGCCAAGGGCCCGATGGCACACCTGCTTCACGGCGTCCATGAGCAGAACTACATTCCCCATGTGATGGCGTATGCCTCCTGCATTGGGGCCAACCTTGACCACTGTGCCTGGGCCGGCTCTGGGAGCGCACCCTCCCCAGGGGCCCTGCTGCTTCCACTGGCTGTGCTCTCCCTACGCACCCTGTTCTGA